One part of the Sorangiineae bacterium MSr11954 genome encodes these proteins:
- a CDS encoding DUF4159 domain-containing protein: MTFLRLHRWFRLHGRLDLRRLHGRLDLRRLRGRVDLRRLRGLPRLPPRHLVAGAFALTLGVLVLLVPQPARAFGDAGGFDPRILLTGTQTGAARPSAPGRWSWELVQRTSAPARLRPSVVHAADATITDGPFLYWSGDAAVAALTSAEIAGLRRFFALGGVMLVDDAGVSNEGAPGAFGNSARREIARVLPDSAPITIGADHVIFRTFYLLRRAEGRIAGAKTLEAIVRGGSAQVIFSSHDLGGALARGPTGMWEQPVVPGGDLQRERAIRLAVNVAMYVLCSNYKDDQVHAPFLMRRRAFSPHSGEQP, from the coding sequence GTGACTTTTTTGCGTCTGCATCGTTGGTTTCGTCTGCACGGTCGGCTCGACCTGCGCCGGTTGCACGGTCGGCTCGACCTGCGCCGGTTGCGCGGCCGGGTCGACTTGCGCCGGTTGCGCGGTCTGCCGCGCCTGCCGCCTCGGCACCTGGTGGCCGGTGCGTTTGCGCTCACCTTGGGGGTGCTGGTGCTGCTGGTGCCGCAGCCGGCGCGCGCGTTCGGCGATGCGGGTGGGTTCGATCCGCGCATTTTGCTCACGGGAACGCAGACGGGCGCGGCGAGGCCGAGCGCGCCGGGGCGATGGTCGTGGGAGCTCGTGCAGCGCACCTCGGCGCCGGCGCGCTTGCGGCCCAGCGTGGTGCACGCGGCCGATGCGACCATCACGGACGGCCCGTTCCTCTATTGGAGCGGCGATGCGGCGGTGGCGGCGCTCACGTCGGCGGAGATCGCGGGGCTGCGCCGCTTCTTTGCGCTGGGCGGCGTGATGCTGGTCGACGACGCCGGCGTGTCGAACGAGGGCGCGCCAGGAGCGTTCGGCAACTCGGCCCGCCGCGAAATTGCGCGGGTGCTGCCGGATTCGGCGCCGATCACCATCGGGGCGGACCATGTGATCTTCCGCACCTTCTATTTGCTGCGACGCGCCGAGGGCCGCATCGCGGGGGCGAAGACCTTGGAGGCCATCGTGCGCGGCGGCTCGGCGCAGGTGATCTTCTCGTCGCACGATCTCGGCGGCGCGCTGGCGCGCGGCCCCACGGGCATGTGGGAGCAGCCGGTGGTGCCGGGCGGCGACCTGCAGCGTGAGCGGGCGATCCGCTTGGCGGTCAATGTGGCCATGTACGTGCTCTGCTCGAACTACAAGGACGACCAGGTGCACGCGCCGTTCTTGATGCGACGACGTGCGTTCTCTCCACACAGCGGCGAGCAACCCTGA
- the rpsU gene encoding 30S ribosomal protein S21 has translation MPSDAIQCKPLEVVVSDRGIERAIKMLKRKLASEGVLRELKMRRHYMKPSVKRRKKQAEAARRRRKRAKMDAAPPK, from the coding sequence ATGCCGAGTGATGCGATTCAGTGCAAGCCGCTGGAAGTGGTCGTAAGTGACCGCGGAATCGAGCGCGCCATCAAGATGCTCAAGCGAAAGCTCGCTTCCGAGGGCGTGCTGCGCGAGCTCAAGATGCGCCGCCACTACATGAAACCCAGCGTCAAGCGCCGCAAGAAGCAAGCGGAAGCTGCTCGCCGCCGTCGCAAGCGCGCCAAGATGGACGCAGCGCCGCCGAAGTAG
- a CDS encoding aldehyde dehydrogenase family protein, which translates to MKSELTKRTARAARSAAKENGASAQRQVRAVDLKNEKDEKDAKRANDVKVAHDANEMPVAPDAGEQALDAATTIAPASVATHALAFGRAWDYAPAPESADHVKIASRYGLFIGGKWKAPLSGKYFATISPSTEEKLSEVADAGARDVDDAVRAARVAYDKYWSKMPGSERAKYVFRIARAIQEKARELAIVESMDGGKPIKESRDVDIPLAAAHFFYHAGWADKLGYAFHGRRARPLGVAGQIIPWNFPLLMAAWKIAPALACGNTVVLKPAETTPLTALMLAKIIEEAELPPGVVNVVTGAGETGAALAAHADVNKIAFTGSTDVGRRIQRSLAGTSKRLTLELGGKAANIVFADAPIDQAIEGIVNGIYFNQGHVCCAGSRLLVEESVHDWVVKKLRDRIATLRLGDPLDKNTDVGAINSKAQLDRIQALVEAGSEEGAERYSSSCALPSRGYWFPPTFFTGASQSSRIAREEIFGPVLTVLTFRTPEEALEKANNTMYGLSAGIWTDKGAKIFWMAQRLKAGVVWGNTYNKFDPSSPFGGYKESGFGREGGRQGLSAYVELE; encoded by the coding sequence ATGAAATCCGAGCTGACGAAACGGACCGCGCGCGCCGCACGCTCCGCGGCCAAAGAAAATGGCGCGTCCGCGCAACGCCAGGTCCGCGCGGTCGACCTTAAAAACGAGAAAGACGAGAAAGACGCAAAGCGCGCGAACGACGTGAAGGTCGCGCACGACGCGAACGAGATGCCCGTGGCGCCGGATGCAGGCGAGCAGGCGCTCGACGCCGCAACGACGATCGCGCCGGCCTCTGTCGCCACGCACGCGTTGGCCTTTGGGCGAGCATGGGATTATGCGCCGGCGCCGGAATCCGCCGATCATGTGAAGATTGCGTCACGATACGGTCTTTTCATCGGTGGGAAATGGAAGGCCCCACTCAGTGGGAAGTACTTTGCGACCATCAGCCCCAGCACCGAGGAGAAGCTCTCGGAGGTGGCGGATGCCGGCGCGCGCGATGTCGATGACGCAGTGCGGGCGGCGCGCGTGGCATACGACAAATACTGGTCGAAGATGCCCGGGTCGGAGCGGGCGAAATACGTGTTTCGCATCGCGCGTGCCATTCAGGAAAAGGCGCGCGAGCTTGCCATCGTCGAATCCATGGACGGCGGAAAGCCGATCAAGGAGTCGCGTGATGTCGACATCCCGTTGGCGGCAGCCCACTTCTTTTATCATGCGGGATGGGCCGATAAGCTCGGCTATGCCTTCCATGGCCGGCGCGCGCGCCCTCTCGGCGTGGCGGGGCAGATCATTCCTTGGAATTTTCCGCTTCTCATGGCCGCCTGGAAGATCGCGCCCGCGCTCGCGTGTGGAAACACCGTGGTGCTCAAGCCCGCGGAGACCACGCCGCTCACCGCATTGATGCTGGCGAAGATCATCGAGGAGGCGGAGCTGCCGCCCGGCGTCGTCAATGTCGTAACGGGGGCAGGTGAAACGGGCGCCGCACTCGCTGCGCACGCGGACGTGAACAAGATTGCGTTCACCGGAAGCACCGACGTGGGGCGCAGGATTCAGCGCTCGCTCGCGGGGACCTCGAAGCGGCTCACGTTGGAGCTCGGGGGCAAGGCGGCCAACATCGTATTTGCAGATGCACCCATCGATCAGGCCATCGAGGGCATCGTGAATGGCATCTATTTCAATCAAGGGCACGTCTGCTGCGCCGGCTCGCGTCTGCTGGTGGAGGAGAGCGTCCACGATTGGGTGGTGAAAAAGTTGCGTGACCGAATCGCCACATTGCGACTCGGGGATCCGCTCGACAAGAACACCGATGTGGGCGCCATCAACTCGAAGGCGCAGCTCGATCGCATTCAGGCGCTGGTCGAGGCGGGGAGCGAGGAAGGCGCAGAGCGTTATTCCTCCTCGTGCGCCTTGCCGTCGCGCGGCTATTGGTTCCCGCCCACCTTCTTCACCGGCGCGAGCCAATCCAGCCGCATCGCGCGCGAAGAAATCTTCGGCCCGGTGCTCACCGTGCTCACCTTCCGCACGCCGGAGGAGGCCCTGGAGAAGGCGAACAACACCATGTACGGCCTCTCGGCCGGCATCTGGACGGACAAGGGCGCCAAGATCTTCTGGATGGCGCAGCGCCTCAAGGCCGGCGTCGTCTGGGGCAACACGTACAACAAGTTCGACCCGTCCTCGCCCTTCGGCGGCTACAAAGAGAGCGGTTTCGGTCGCGAGGGCGGCCGGCAGGGGCTCTCTGCCTATGTGGAGCTCGAATAA
- the deoC gene encoding deoxyribose-phosphate aldolase translates to MTRPSSDGFVPQFTRFALGSPSVDQVAVEERALSLARRSIKKGAKVAGLKLAVAMMDLTTLEGKDSAGKVRALCNKALRPLESDPSVGTCAAICVYPNWVATAKQALEGSPVKVASVATAFPSGQSPLAIKLEDVRRAVDFGADEIDMVIDRGAMLSGQYAKVFDEIAATKEACGTAHLKVILETGELGSYDVVRKASEIGIAAGGDFIKTSTGKVQPAATPAVTLVMLETIRDHYYATGHRVGMKPAGGVRTAKQALHYLVLVKETLGDDWLTPDLFRFGASALLNDVLMQLEKERTGNYQASEDFSKD, encoded by the coding sequence TTGACGCGCCCGTCGTCGGACGGGTTTGTGCCGCAGTTCACACGTTTTGCGTTGGGGTCGCCCTCGGTCGATCAAGTGGCCGTAGAGGAGCGGGCCCTATCGCTGGCGCGCAGATCCATCAAAAAAGGGGCGAAAGTCGCTGGGCTCAAGCTCGCCGTCGCCATGATGGACCTGACGACCCTGGAGGGGAAGGACAGCGCGGGCAAAGTTCGTGCTCTGTGCAACAAGGCGCTTCGTCCGCTGGAGAGCGATCCGAGCGTCGGCACCTGCGCAGCCATTTGTGTCTATCCGAATTGGGTCGCCACGGCGAAGCAGGCACTCGAGGGCTCGCCCGTGAAGGTCGCCAGCGTGGCCACGGCGTTCCCTAGCGGGCAGTCGCCTCTCGCGATCAAGCTCGAGGACGTGCGCCGCGCCGTCGATTTCGGAGCAGACGAAATCGATATGGTGATCGACCGCGGGGCCATGCTCTCCGGCCAATACGCCAAAGTTTTCGACGAGATTGCGGCCACCAAAGAGGCGTGTGGCACGGCGCATCTGAAGGTCATTCTGGAGACGGGCGAGCTCGGATCCTACGACGTGGTGCGAAAGGCCAGTGAGATTGGCATTGCCGCCGGCGGTGACTTCATCAAGACATCGACGGGTAAAGTTCAACCCGCGGCAACTCCAGCTGTCACCCTGGTCATGCTGGAGACCATTCGCGATCACTATTACGCAACGGGGCATCGCGTTGGCATGAAGCCCGCCGGCGGCGTGCGTACCGCCAAGCAGGCGCTTCACTACTTGGTACTGGTGAAGGAAACGCTGGGAGACGACTGGCTTACGCCGGATCTCTTTCGCTTCGGCGCCAGCGCGCTCCTCAACGATGTCCTGATGCAGCTCGAGAAAGAGCGCACTGGCAACTACCAAGCGTCCGAAGACTTCTCGAAGGATTGA
- a CDS encoding serine/threonine protein kinase, translating to MPVALKVIKDEFCVNREFVNMFLDEAKIVSRLAHPNVVQLIELGKEGHRLFIAMELLMGQSLWSVWDACRERNIRLRYDVVSWIGARVAEGLHHAHELRDAKGEFVNLVHRDVNASNIFITYDGQVKVVDFGLAKAAGRISRTAAGIVKGKLAYMSPEQTVGRPLDRRTDVFALGATLWELTVDRRLFKGKDDVSTLTAVNQAKVPDPTKLVAEYPPELWKVLRQALERDKEKRFPTAVEMGKALDECSHLEGRRVTPETIAEVMEALFENERRRMAAWVAASVPNEGGSQFDKARLSRRAEPTRSANGAPGHDGPKVPSSVHGVANRPQPAADVQRTTTASSSKMPGAGSNPTHPNRGGTMSASNLKGSSRSTRSRLKDDKSLPRTIAPRRVTRSVPPPGAFAPPAMRKAMTSTPDSVHDAHNTEESSMSSQVGASTVQRAMGGDASCATFSLKLSYFDLDELAAVLVGLGAVAVAIATAAAILWDP from the coding sequence ATGCCGGTCGCGCTGAAGGTCATCAAGGACGAATTTTGCGTCAATCGCGAGTTCGTGAACATGTTTCTCGATGAGGCGAAGATCGTTTCGCGCCTCGCCCATCCGAATGTCGTTCAGCTCATTGAGCTCGGCAAAGAGGGCCACCGGCTCTTCATCGCCATGGAGCTCTTGATGGGCCAATCCCTTTGGAGCGTATGGGATGCCTGCCGCGAGCGGAATATTCGGTTGCGCTACGACGTCGTATCCTGGATTGGCGCCCGAGTGGCCGAAGGATTGCACCATGCGCACGAGCTTCGTGACGCAAAAGGTGAATTCGTCAACCTCGTCCACCGTGACGTCAATGCGAGCAACATCTTCATAACGTACGACGGCCAAGTGAAAGTGGTCGATTTCGGTCTTGCCAAAGCCGCCGGCCGGATTTCGCGCACCGCGGCCGGAATCGTGAAAGGCAAACTGGCATACATGTCTCCCGAGCAGACAGTCGGCCGTCCCCTGGATCGGCGCACCGACGTCTTCGCGCTCGGGGCCACCCTCTGGGAGCTGACCGTCGATCGCCGGCTCTTCAAAGGAAAAGACGACGTTTCCACCCTGACGGCCGTCAATCAGGCCAAGGTCCCCGACCCGACCAAGCTGGTTGCCGAATACCCTCCTGAACTCTGGAAAGTCCTCCGCCAGGCCCTCGAAAGGGACAAGGAGAAGCGTTTTCCTACTGCAGTGGAAATGGGTAAGGCGCTCGACGAATGCTCGCACCTCGAGGGGCGGCGCGTAACCCCCGAAACGATCGCCGAGGTGATGGAGGCGCTGTTCGAGAACGAGCGGCGTCGTATGGCGGCGTGGGTCGCGGCCAGCGTTCCGAACGAGGGTGGGTCCCAGTTCGATAAGGCGCGCTTGTCGCGGCGGGCCGAGCCCACGCGATCCGCAAATGGCGCCCCAGGCCATGACGGGCCTAAGGTGCCAAGCTCGGTCCACGGAGTTGCCAATCGGCCGCAGCCCGCCGCGGACGTCCAGAGGACCACCACGGCATCGTCGTCCAAAATGCCCGGAGCGGGTTCCAACCCGACACACCCGAATCGCGGGGGGACGATGAGCGCTTCAAATTTGAAAGGATCATCCCGTTCAACGCGTTCAAGATTGAAAGACGACAAGTCGCTTCCGCGCACGATTGCGCCGCGTCGCGTGACGAGGTCGGTGCCACCTCCGGGTGCGTTTGCTCCGCCCGCCATGCGCAAAGCCATGACCTCTACTCCGGATTCCGTGCATGACGCGCACAACACGGAAGAGTCCTCCATGAGCTCCCAAGTCGGTGCATCCACCGTGCAGCGCGCAATGGGGGGCGACGCATCGTGCGCAACGTTTTCGTTGAAGCTGTCGTATTTCGATCTCGACGAGCTGGCTGCGGTGCTGGTGGGGCTGGGCGCGGTTGCTGTCGCTATCGCAACAGCCGCGGCGATCCTCTGGGATCCCTAA
- a CDS encoding Ppx/GppA family phosphatase, producing the protein MPSFAAIDVGSNALRLRIVEADGPSPASGERLQLPLLPAAATAEGVWREVASVRAPVRLGAEVFVSGKLAPTSIGRACAALKDFRREMDEAKVVSYRATATSAVREAANGATLVERARREAGIDLEVIYGIEEARLIQLAVSRRLLLEDRRVLLIDVGGGSTELTVLDRGQSSFSISLPLGSVRLLETFLKDATTMSGELTRIVDEAVERALGEARPQLSRLAGGTSGLTLVGTGGNIETLADLCRAKVPELAGHAAADVAAVRELFPKLCAMSPAERARAHGLRPDRADTIVPAAAIFLHIAESLKASQIVAPSVGLKDGILEELVDKHFQVWDVLREAENVLGACTRLGQRYQFDEAHGKLVARLAAQLFDDLRDEHRLGDRDRLLLRASALLHDIGDFVRYDGHHKHSFYLIQHSDIMGVTPDERALIANVARYHRKSGPDPSHPNFRELDKEARGKVRALAAMLRIADALDREHLGKVRNVRAAIDKTRGRVQLTIDGDHERELEEWTVRAKAGLFRDVFGLEIAIG; encoded by the coding sequence ATGCCCTCCTTTGCCGCCATCGACGTAGGTTCCAACGCGCTCCGCCTTCGCATCGTGGAGGCGGATGGGCCATCGCCGGCGTCGGGGGAGAGGCTGCAGCTGCCGCTTCTACCGGCGGCGGCCACCGCGGAGGGCGTTTGGCGCGAGGTCGCCAGCGTTCGCGCGCCGGTCCGCCTGGGCGCGGAGGTGTTCGTCTCCGGGAAGCTTGCTCCCACATCGATCGGGCGGGCGTGCGCCGCATTAAAGGACTTCCGGCGCGAGATGGACGAGGCCAAAGTGGTCTCATACCGGGCCACCGCCACCAGCGCCGTGCGCGAAGCCGCCAATGGGGCCACGTTGGTCGAACGGGCGCGGCGCGAGGCGGGCATCGATCTCGAGGTCATTTACGGCATCGAGGAGGCGCGGCTCATTCAGCTCGCCGTGTCGCGAAGGCTCTTGCTCGAGGACCGGCGCGTGCTCCTCATCGACGTGGGCGGGGGGTCGACCGAGTTAACCGTGCTCGATCGCGGGCAGTCCAGTTTCTCGATTTCGCTGCCGCTGGGGAGCGTGCGGCTGCTCGAGACCTTCTTGAAGGACGCCACCACGATGAGCGGCGAGTTGACCCGCATCGTGGACGAGGCGGTCGAGCGCGCGCTGGGCGAGGCCAGACCGCAGTTGTCGCGGCTCGCGGGCGGTACGAGCGGCCTTACCTTGGTGGGCACGGGCGGCAACATCGAGACCCTCGCCGATCTGTGCCGGGCCAAGGTGCCGGAGCTCGCCGGTCATGCGGCGGCGGACGTGGCCGCGGTGCGTGAGCTCTTTCCCAAGCTGTGCGCCATGTCGCCTGCAGAGCGGGCGCGTGCGCACGGGCTGCGGCCCGATCGTGCGGACACCATCGTACCGGCGGCGGCCATCTTTCTGCACATCGCCGAGTCGCTCAAGGCGAGCCAGATCGTGGCGCCCAGCGTGGGACTCAAGGACGGGATCCTGGAGGAGCTGGTCGACAAGCACTTTCAGGTCTGGGACGTGCTGCGCGAAGCCGAAAATGTGCTCGGCGCGTGTACGCGGCTGGGCCAGCGCTACCAATTCGACGAGGCGCACGGCAAGCTCGTGGCCCGGCTGGCGGCGCAGCTCTTCGACGATCTGCGCGACGAGCACCGGCTGGGCGATCGCGATCGGCTGCTCCTGCGCGCCTCGGCCCTGCTGCACGACATCGGCGATTTCGTGCGCTACGACGGGCACCACAAGCACAGTTTCTACCTCATCCAGCACTCCGACATCATGGGCGTCACCCCCGACGAGCGGGCGCTCATCGCCAATGTGGCCCGCTACCACCGAAAGAGCGGCCCCGATCCGTCGCACCCCAACTTCCGCGAGCTCGACAAAGAGGCGCGCGGCAAGGTGCGGGCGCTCGCCGCCATGCTGCGCATCGCCGACGCGCTCGATCGCGAGCACCTGGGCAAGGTGCGCAACGTGCGGGCGGCCATCGATAAGACGCGGGGGCGGGTGCAGCTCACCATCGACGGCGATCACGAGCGGGAGCTCGAAGAGTGGACGGTGCGGGCCAAGGCGGGGCTCTTTCGCGACGTCTTCGGGCTCGAAATCGCGATCGGATGA
- a CDS encoding aldehyde dehydrogenase family protein, whose amino-acid sequence MATTTVKSAGKPDIARLRIAKAYKMFVGGAFVRSESGRYFQVKSHERASDADPSLVNIPRGSRKDVRDAVLVAKNAQEGWAARTAFNRGQILYRLAEVMESRRDELIMSLVRSGESAKDASAETDAAIDRAVYYAGFSDKYQSLVASSNPVSGPHFGFSVPEPMGVIGVVAPESPALLGLVSTVLPVITGGNTCVAVASERDPRTAIVFCECLATSDLPGGVINVLTGQASEMGPVLAKHREVIGLDAWPRDLELRATLEREGAGSIKRVKTHPPPSGNFWYQDGEGQGLGWIERFLETKTVWHPVGV is encoded by the coding sequence ATGGCCACCACCACGGTCAAGTCTGCCGGCAAGCCTGATATCGCGCGGCTGCGCATCGCCAAGGCCTACAAGATGTTCGTGGGCGGCGCCTTCGTACGCTCCGAGTCGGGGAGGTACTTCCAAGTGAAGAGTCACGAGAGGGCCTCGGATGCGGACCCTTCGCTGGTCAACATCCCGCGCGGCTCGCGCAAAGACGTGCGCGACGCCGTGCTCGTCGCCAAGAACGCGCAAGAGGGCTGGGCCGCGCGCACGGCGTTCAACCGCGGGCAGATCCTGTATCGCCTCGCCGAGGTGATGGAGTCGCGCCGCGACGAGCTGATCATGTCGCTGGTGCGCAGCGGTGAGAGCGCGAAGGACGCGTCGGCCGAGACGGATGCCGCCATCGATCGCGCCGTGTACTACGCGGGATTCAGCGATAAGTACCAATCCTTGGTGGCGTCGTCGAATCCGGTGAGCGGGCCGCACTTCGGCTTCAGCGTCCCCGAGCCCATGGGCGTCATCGGTGTCGTCGCGCCGGAGTCGCCCGCGCTCTTGGGGCTCGTCTCCACGGTGCTGCCGGTCATCACCGGCGGCAATACGTGCGTGGCGGTGGCCTCCGAGCGCGATCCGCGCACGGCCATCGTCTTCTGCGAGTGCCTGGCGACCAGCGATCTGCCGGGCGGCGTCATCAATGTGCTCACCGGGCAGGCCTCCGAAATGGGCCCCGTGCTGGCGAAGCACCGCGAGGTGATCGGCCTCGACGCATGGCCGCGCGACCTCGAGCTTCGCGCCACCCTCGAGCGCGAAGGGGCGGGGAGCATCAAGCGGGTGAAGACCCATCCTCCGCCGTCTGGCAATTTTTGGTACCAGGACGGCGAAGGGCAGGGGCTCGGCTGGATCGAGCGCTTCTTGGAGACGAAGACGGTCTGGCACCCCGTCGGGGTGTGA